A window from Hemibagrus wyckioides isolate EC202008001 linkage group LG17, SWU_Hwy_1.0, whole genome shotgun sequence encodes these proteins:
- the LOC131367971 gene encoding galectin-9-like — translation MANNQQETFCNPKIPFTGSIKGGLQEGKSITVSGRVLPDADRFSVNLQCGSTPDDDFALHFNPRYASGSEYIVTNTKQDNSWGPEEIINLALFPLGNPFKLQILVTSQSYKISLNGIHVKDYMHRIPFSRVDNFAVDGMVEVKTISFQDPVCVPYRTTMYGGMWAGKNIVIQGLVNPQASRFEINLCHKDGIAFHYNPRFDQNTVVCNTKTKGEWGLEECSKEMPIEKGQNFQIIISCNTKQYNVFVNGNLVTTYKHRFTNLWEIDILEMSGDLRLIDVPSSDAAKGYRMPCKINMNDGLWAGKNIVIQGLVNLEPYKFEINLCHKDGIAFHYNPRFDENTVVCNTKTVDDWGSEERSGEMPFQKGKIFQMIISCDPQQYNVFVNGIQVCTFKHRFTNLWEIDALEVSGDLSLTDVYA, via the exons ATGGCAAACAACCAGCAAGAGACGTTTTGCAATCCT AAAATCCCTTTTACTGGCTCAATTAAAGGAGGACTGCAGGAAGGCAAGAGTATCACTGTAAGTGGACGAGTTTTACCTGACGCTGACAG gttCAGTGTGAATCTCCAGTGTGGTTCCACCCCAGATGATGATTTTGCCCTGCACTTTAACCCGCGTTATGCATCTGGTTCAGAGTACATAGTAACCAACACCAAGCAGGATAACTCCTGGGGTCCAGAGGAGATCATAAACCTGGCTCTCTTCCCCTTGGGAAACCCTTTCAAACTGCAAATCCTGGTTACAAGCCAATCATACAAG ATAAGTCTCAATGGCATCCATGTCAAGGATTACATGCACCGTATCCCATTCAGCAGGGTGGACAATTTCGCAGTGGATGGGATGGTGGAGGTTAAGACCATCAGTTTCCAGGATCCTGTG TGTGTGCCATACAGAACCACCATGTATGGTGGAATGTGGGCTGGCAAAAACATTGTCATCCAAGGGCTGGTTAATCCTCAGGCTTCCAG ATTCGAGATTAACTTGTGTCACAAAGATGGGATTGCCTTTCACTACAATCCTCGCTTTGATCAGAACACAGTTGTATGCAATACCAAAACAAAGGGTGAGTGGGGCTTAGAGGAGTGCTCTAAAGAAATGCCAATTGAAAAGGGACAAAACTTCCAG ATAATCATCTCCTGCAATACTAAGCAGTACAACGTGTTTGTCAATGGTAATCTCGTGACTACCTACAAGCACCGCTTCACCAACCTGTGGGAGATTGACATTCTGGAGATGTCTGGTGACCTCAGACTGattgat GTGCCTTCATCTGATGCCGCAAAAGGCTAT CGTATGCCATGCAAAATCAACATGAATGATGGATTGTGGGCTGGCAAAAACATTGTCATCCAAGGGCTGGTTAATCTTGAGCCTTACAA ATTCGAGATTAACTTGTGTCACAAAGATGGGATTGCCTTTCACTACAATCCTCGCTTTGATGAGAACACGGTTGTATGCAATACCAAAACAGTGGATGATTGGGGCTCAGAGGAGCGCTCTGGAGAAATGCCGTTTCAAAAGGGAAAAATCTTCCAG ATGATCATCTCCTGTGATCCTCAGCAGTACAACGTGTTTGTCAATGGTATACAAGTGTGTACCTTCAAGCACCGCTTCACCAACCTGTGGGAGATTGATGCTCTGGAAGTGTCTGGTGACTTGAGCTTGACTGATGTATACGCTTAA